In a single window of the Longimicrobiaceae bacterium genome:
- a CDS encoding HIT domain-containing protein → MDPNQHPDCVFCRIIGGDEMVSVIYEDEDVIAFLDVQPLHRGHVLVLPKEHHKNLFYVPEELAARTFATARRILPGLRRATGCRAVNLFSPNGAHGGQDVFHFHLHLIPVPEGQPFPLQLPDPGAPVPSRSELDVMAARIGRCIADESCAEQPGEELQAAG, encoded by the coding sequence GTGGACCCGAACCAGCACCCCGACTGCGTCTTCTGCCGGATCATCGGCGGAGACGAGATGGTCAGCGTCATCTACGAGGACGAGGACGTGATCGCGTTCCTCGACGTCCAGCCCCTGCACCGGGGGCACGTGCTGGTTCTCCCCAAGGAGCACCACAAGAACCTGTTCTACGTCCCCGAGGAGCTGGCGGCCCGCACCTTCGCGACGGCGCGGCGCATCCTCCCCGGGCTGCGCCGGGCCACCGGGTGCCGGGCGGTCAACCTGTTCTCCCCCAACGGGGCGCACGGCGGGCAGGACGTGTTCCACTTCCACCTGCACCTGATCCCCGTCCCCGAGGGGCAGCCGTTCCCGCTGCAGCTTCCGGACCCCGGCGCGCCGGTGCCCTCGCGCTCGGAGCTGGACGTCATGGCGGCGCGCATCGGCCGGTGCATCGCCGACGAGAGCTGCGCCGAGCAGCCGGGCGAGGAGCTGCAGGCGGCGGGCTGA